The Bombus huntii isolate Logan2020A chromosome 6, iyBomHunt1.1, whole genome shotgun sequence genome window below encodes:
- the LOC126866876 gene encoding protein tumorous imaginal discs, mitochondrial isoform X1, which translates to MRLLCNMAAGKGLAIVLRPKTINLFSNSKLNKFPCGIVQRCSTCHRSVTTIALSVGSWSSKKSGKYMIENLSKVQRGIHTTSKLLKRNYYEILGVSKNAAAKDIKKAYYQLAKKYHPDTNKGDPDASRKFQEVSEAYEVLSDDQKRKEYDTWGATSEQMGMGQGHGGGGGGGHAGDFTEGWQFRSSINPEELFRKIFGEGGFQSNIFNDFEDFQESKYGFGAAQEVVMNLTFSQAARGVNKEVQLNVVDKCPKCSGSRCEPGTKAVKCHYCNGTGMETISTGPFVMRSTCRYCHGSRMFIKYPCTECQAKGQTVQRKKVTVPVPAGVEDGQTIRMAVGNKEIFITFRVEKSKYFRRDGADIHTDAEISLSQAVLGGTIRIEGVYEDHTIQIRPGTSSHTKIRLNSKGMKKVNGTGHGDHYVHIKIVVPTKLTDKQLALLQAYAELEDDTPGTIYSITYKTDGTKQSYAGPLDLLESIRIALGDKDISHRKSGSSNCEGREDKSEDNNGMKSSSSVNEDVDTMRRRKVS; encoded by the exons ATGCGTCTTTTATGCAACATGGCGGCCGGCAAAGGACTTGCAATCGTTCTCCGACcaaaaactattaatttattcagCAAcagtaaattaaataaatttccatgCGGTATTGTGCAAAGATGTAGCACGTGTCACCGATCTGTTACAACAATAGCATTGAGTGTCGGTAGTTGGAGCTCAAAAAAATCAGGAAAAT ATATGATAGAAAATTTATCCAAAGTTCAAAGAGGAATACATACAACAAGCAAACTATTAAAACgtaattattatgaaatattggGTGTATCTAAGAACGCTGCTGCAAAGGATATTAAAAAGGCTTACTATCAGCTTGCTAAAAAGTATCACCCTGATACAAATAAAGGAGATCCAGATGCAAGTAGAAAGTTTCAGGAAGTTTCAGAAGCATATGAAGTACTAAGCGATGAtcagaaaagaaaagagtaTGACACGTGGGGAGCCACATCAGAACAAATGGGGATGGGACAGGGCcatggtggtggtggtggtggtggccATGCTGGAGATTTTACTGAAGGTTGGCAATTCAGATCATCCATCAACCCGGAGGAATTATTTAGAAAGATATTTGGAGAAGGTGGATTTCAAAGTAATATCTTTAATGATTTTGAAGATTTTCAAGAATCAAAGTATGGTTTTGGAGCAGCTCAAGAG GTTGTTATGAATTTAACATTTTCTCAAGCTGCCAGAGGAGTGAATAAAGAGGTTCAGTTAAATGTAGTAGATAAGTGTCCAAAATGTTCAGGGTCACGATGTGAACCAGGAACGAAAGCAGTTAAGTGCCACTATTGTAACGGAACTGGAATGGAAACGATTAGTACTGGCCCTTTTGTAATGAGATCTACTTGTCGTTATTGTCATGGTAGCAGAATGTTCATTAAATATCCATGCACGGAATGTCAAGCAAAAGGACAAACG gtGCAACGCAAGAAAGTAACAGTCCCTGTACCAGCTGGTGTTGAAGATGGTCAAACTATTCGGATGGCTGTTggtaataaagaaatatttataacattccGTGTGGAAAAATCGAAATACTTTCGAAGAGATGGTGCAGACATACATACGGATGCTGAAATTTCGTTATCACAAGCAGTACTGGGTGGTACAATAAGAATAGAAGGCGTTTATGAAGATCATACTATACAAATTCGGCCTGGCACTTCGTCCCATACTAAAATTCGACTTAATAGTAAAGGAATGAAAAAAGTAAATGGCACAGGACATGGAGACCATTATGTACACATTAAAATTGTTGTACCTACAAAATTAACTGATAAACAATTGGCATTACTCCAAGCTTATGCTGAACTTGAAGATGATACACCTGGAACTATATATAGCATAACATATAAAACAGATG GAACTAAACAAAGTTATGCTGGTCCTTTGGATTTGTTGGAATCCATACGAATAGCATTAGGTGACAAGGATATTTCTCATAGAAAATCTGGGTCTTCTAACTGCGAAGGTCGAGAAGATAAATCTGAAGATAATAATGGAATGAAAAGCAGTAGCTCGGTAAATGAAGATGTTGACACAATGAGAAGACGAAAAGTATCTTAA
- the LOC126866876 gene encoding protein tumorous imaginal discs, mitochondrial isoform X2, translated as MRLLCNMAAGKGLAIVLRPKTINLFSNSKLNKFPCGIVQRCSTCHRSVTTIALSVGSWSSKKSGKYMIENLSKVQRGIHTTSKLLKRNYYEILGVSKNAAAKDIKKAYYQLAKKYHPDTNKGDPDASRKFQEVSEAYEVLSDDQKRKEYDTWGATSEQMGMGQGHGGGGGGGHAGDFTEGWQFRSSINPEELFRKIFGEGGFQSNIFNDFEDFQESKYGFGAAQEVVMNLTFSQAARGVNKEVQLNVVDKCPKCSGSRCEPGTKAVKCHYCNGTGMETISTGPFVMRSTCRYCHGSRMFIKYPCTECQAKGQTVQRKKVTVPVPAGVEDGQTIRMAVGNKEIFITFRVEKSKYFRRDGADIHTDAEISLSQAVLGGTIRIEGVYEDHTIQIRPGTSSHTKIRLNSKGMKKVNGTGHGDHYVHIKIVVPTKLTDKQLALLQAYAELEDDTPGTIYSITYKTDGPKIKTQARQNTQSEPNDENDGLLNKIKKAIFG; from the exons ATGCGTCTTTTATGCAACATGGCGGCCGGCAAAGGACTTGCAATCGTTCTCCGACcaaaaactattaatttattcagCAAcagtaaattaaataaatttccatgCGGTATTGTGCAAAGATGTAGCACGTGTCACCGATCTGTTACAACAATAGCATTGAGTGTCGGTAGTTGGAGCTCAAAAAAATCAGGAAAAT ATATGATAGAAAATTTATCCAAAGTTCAAAGAGGAATACATACAACAAGCAAACTATTAAAACgtaattattatgaaatattggGTGTATCTAAGAACGCTGCTGCAAAGGATATTAAAAAGGCTTACTATCAGCTTGCTAAAAAGTATCACCCTGATACAAATAAAGGAGATCCAGATGCAAGTAGAAAGTTTCAGGAAGTTTCAGAAGCATATGAAGTACTAAGCGATGAtcagaaaagaaaagagtaTGACACGTGGGGAGCCACATCAGAACAAATGGGGATGGGACAGGGCcatggtggtggtggtggtggtggccATGCTGGAGATTTTACTGAAGGTTGGCAATTCAGATCATCCATCAACCCGGAGGAATTATTTAGAAAGATATTTGGAGAAGGTGGATTTCAAAGTAATATCTTTAATGATTTTGAAGATTTTCAAGAATCAAAGTATGGTTTTGGAGCAGCTCAAGAG GTTGTTATGAATTTAACATTTTCTCAAGCTGCCAGAGGAGTGAATAAAGAGGTTCAGTTAAATGTAGTAGATAAGTGTCCAAAATGTTCAGGGTCACGATGTGAACCAGGAACGAAAGCAGTTAAGTGCCACTATTGTAACGGAACTGGAATGGAAACGATTAGTACTGGCCCTTTTGTAATGAGATCTACTTGTCGTTATTGTCATGGTAGCAGAATGTTCATTAAATATCCATGCACGGAATGTCAAGCAAAAGGACAAACG gtGCAACGCAAGAAAGTAACAGTCCCTGTACCAGCTGGTGTTGAAGATGGTCAAACTATTCGGATGGCTGTTggtaataaagaaatatttataacattccGTGTGGAAAAATCGAAATACTTTCGAAGAGATGGTGCAGACATACATACGGATGCTGAAATTTCGTTATCACAAGCAGTACTGGGTGGTACAATAAGAATAGAAGGCGTTTATGAAGATCATACTATACAAATTCGGCCTGGCACTTCGTCCCATACTAAAATTCGACTTAATAGTAAAGGAATGAAAAAAGTAAATGGCACAGGACATGGAGACCATTATGTACACATTAAAATTGTTGTACCTACAAAATTAACTGATAAACAATTGGCATTACTCCAAGCTTATGCTGAACTTGAAGATGATACACCTGGAACTATATATAGCATAACATATAAAACAGATG GTCCAAAGATAAAAACTCAAGCGAGACAGAATACACAAAGTGAACCAAATGATGAAAATGATGGTCTCCTTAACAAAATCAAGAAAGCAATATTTGGGTAA